The Anastrepha ludens isolate Willacy chromosome 2, idAnaLude1.1, whole genome shotgun sequence genome contains a region encoding:
- the LOC128861061 gene encoding uncharacterized protein LOC128861061, whose product MIQGDCTPGTSSGASQRQLQQEFRENVSTFTDQPLQSSHIAVKPPVFLKSSPHIFFIQIETSFRRANISRDDTKYDHVVGALDAQILELVSDFLRNPPETDKYECLKNRVIAEFANSESKKIRKLLNDVELGDRKPSQLLRHMRDLAGSSVSETILKSWWIERLPVTLRACLIIGDEDLDICAKRADTIMDFVGSTSSQVMAVKAGASTPHKNEQFEEILNNIKALTQSVANLATQLTTPGDRSRSRSRSGNNQNARSSSGDNGNAKPFCRYHYKFGGATLKCVPPCKFNDKRPEN is encoded by the coding sequence ATGATCCAAGGAGACTGCACACCTGGAACCTCATCAGGAGCCTCTCAACGGCAACTACAACAAGAATTTCGCGAAAATGTGAGTACCTTCACCGATCAACCTTTACAAAGTAGTCATATTGCGGTTAAGCCACCCGTTTTCTTGAAAAGTAGCcctcatatatttttcattcaaatagaGACGTCTTTTCGACGCGCTAACATTTCTCGCGATGATACAAAATACGACCACGTGGTCGGCGCATTAGACGCGCAAATTCTCGAACTGGTCAGTGATTTTCTTCGCAATCCTCCCGAAACGGACAAATACGAGTGTCTCAAAAATAGAGTTATCGCGGAATTCGCGAACTCCGaatcgaaaaaaattcgaaagttACTTAATGACGTTGAGCTTGGTGACCGTAAACCATCTCAGCTTTTGCGCCACATGCGTGACCTGGCCGGAAGCTCAGTTtcggaaacaattttaaaaagctgGTGGATTGAAAGATTGCCTGTTACACTTCGAGCTTGCTTAATAATTGGTGATGAAGATTTAGACATATGCGCCAAACGCGCCGATACGATCATGGACTTTGTTGGATCCACATCCTCACAAGTCATGGCAGTGAAAGCTGGTGCCAGTACACCACataaaaatgaacaatttgAGGAAATCCTCAACAATATTAAAGCTTTGACACAGTCAGTTGCTAATTTGGCAACCCAGTTGACCACCCCCGGTGATCGTTCACGGTCACGATCACGAAGTGGCAACAACCAGAATGCACGTTCAAGCTCCGGCGACAACGGTAATGCCAAACCGTTTTGCCGATACCACTACAAGTTCGGTGGCGCAACACTCAAATGTGTTCCCCCGTGCAAATTTAACGATAAAAGGCCGGAAAACTAA
- the LOC128861298 gene encoding uncharacterized protein LOC128861298 has translation MLLPSGRSNSDVHPIQTTQKPQLLTRISSPQLTIKVTNKLESVYTTTAEGANSTELATSKAVKTETGALSLSPGSQSENATNCSVHPADIPGFPPLLGSTAVATAAAVSVLGSAGNWEEIDRHLKTLQEKLKNDWTVHVAKEGRLYYCNHVTQTSGWLPSSEDWSINEQLPYGWERAVDSKGRTYYINHLNKTSTYEAPESIRWGENPPEPRMVILQRSPTLGFGFVAGSERPVIVRFVTDGGPSMNKLQPGDHILVVNGEDVKEAPRDHVIQLVRACESQVTLMVCQPAHNLAPGRKSTLLSAGKRAKLRTRPSRVRFAESVCVNGSPLFPASAFSLGDICVPPMANVLKVFLENGQTKSFKYDATTSVQDVVGSLLDKLCLSTGEIFSLVLEHVKSLKRNKLTLLDPEESLARIAARPGAHKLRCLFRITFVPISAAGLAQKDLNALDYLYMQCCNDVTQERFAPELQPEVALRLAALHMHQHALANNVSPTKLTVKVVEREFGLERFVPISLFEGMKRKELRRLISHFLKLNAEMTGSSTKVLTQLQAKLHYLDIIASLPSYGAKCFSTNQREGVERVLLLSPRFGLSQISSIRNSVPQPISAIEDFSHVVVSRDDDVTCNVAIFMQGDKVVRFSMEDRDACEFSLVLAGYHRLLTGKKLQVEREREQYNEDNAPSYLAQHTVLPATWSYLLPFHNRAHSINFLMAPPYHPIKKNLTFSAIENQELGGPIDASNNHCDRNMNSSNVADSNQKPNNMPFVSNAAMDLDIHSVMATELLEEAKDSGMSDSSGGGSNYCERSNCSNTNAFIEAKNKEVLRRVHEMQKMVESSEQYLNEQGELVPEYAARHKSAVNCNFYGSINSWQNELLNPEQNSNKTGAAIEFDSDCDSINSSKVSSTEDTPQPGALKHSDSLVLLAEAINQDLNGITQSLNSIGGNHQDLTINISSISAACSPRPERKFNNFGQLLSNLQANTDFSQSESDSESVNSPTNSPTARRPIKLCSSERRNSHKQNLAYRSSFGLHSPDGSNFGPDTKDYNLKEYLKQLKEISNVGDENHDTDVAAKQLSEIYGFEIRGDTFIETDADLIDLRAIPPPRTPDELDSISLLNAAPQGFDDGSKRIAMADVDGDLDKFLAKVVVAPPTQRATPAKELTPEEIMSFIIPPPPSLEEFENSKQNKSVPQEPIENLYSNSVLEKRELFTKSSKRVDTNRPLKQGKLRDINMGGGGHVIEYATVERKGKFSCCPKSAKEGSAENVPESTEIGLKLPPRSKSVDKPPVRPPKSAELIQRFSPKKQQSTTDFIQQPEQNFSRPEAASLGEKPPTLPPRVCTSSRVEETSSTPSVSEAPQKPPLPPIANRPTPRNTSVNITNSINGNISPVPTLTPLRVLPSSNPSSKLHEHCPSIPTSNGHQRSSSDYPSAYLHNPATDKRPPLSLLCSPQMARKMQNPGPVAVPLNPNISHKFSEKYIIKNGHVIDSEALLAKTDIAMAGLLVRLDQVAAQCSAAQLAGGGTSIDEDKFQRARNELTEQTLVLVTASKFLVVAMSDMTLSTLPEHLTSCLTAIRRITELTQDMTRHTSSPLQTRNIVLKVHDVASSFRELVGVQIGPLGAGQLALQAECLANVLATLLRSLRVFSP, from the exons ATGTTATTGCCTTCGGGGCGCTCAAACAGCGATGTTCATCCTATACAAACCACACAAAAGCCGCAACTCTTAACAAGAATATCATCACCACAATTGACTATCAAGGTCACAAATAAATTGGAAAGCGTTTACACAACAACCGCGGAAGGAGCAAATAGTACTGAGCTAGCAACATCAAAAGCAGTGAAAACTGAAACGGGCGCACTTTCCTTATCGCCCGGTAGTCAAAGTGAGAATGCGACCAATTGCAGTGTACATCCCGCCGACATTCCCGGTTTCCCACCCTTGTTAGGCAGTACGGCTGTAGCGACGGCGGCAGCTGTGTCAGTTTTGGGCAGTGCCGGAAATTGGGAAGAAATCGATCGACATTTGAAAACACTGCAGGAAAAGCTAAAAAATGACTGGACTGTGCACGTGGCCAAAGAGGGACGACTATATTATTGCAA TCATGTAACACAGACATCCGGTTGGTTGCCATCCTCTGAAGATTGGAGCATAAACGAGCAGCTCCCATATGGTTGGGAAAGAGCTGTAGACTCGAAAGGGCGAACATACTATATTAA tcatttaaataaaacatcaaccTATGAGGCACCTGAAAGTATTCGGTGGGGCGAAAATCCACCAGAGCCAAGGATGGTTATTCTTCAGCGCAGTCCTACCCTAGGCTTCGGGTTTGTTGCTGGCAGTGAACGACCAGTGATAGTGCGTTTCGTCACGGATGGTGGACCTAGCATGAACAAG CTTCAACCAGGAGACCACATTCTCGTCGTAAACGGAGAGGACGTAAAAGAGGCTCCTCGTGATCATGTTATTCAGCTAGTACGAGCGTGTGAATCCCAAGTGACTTTAATGGTGTGTCAACCGGCGCATAATTTAGCACCCGGCCGTAAATCTACACTCCTCTCAGCGGGGAAGCGTGCGAAATTACGGACGCGGCCAAGTCGAGTACGCTTTGCCGAGAGCGTCTGTGTTAATGGATCTCCATTGTTTCCA GCATCTGCATTCTCTTTGGGCGACATTTGTGTGCCGCCTATGGCAAATGTGCTCAAAGTATTCCTGGAAAATGGCCAAACAAAGTCATTCAAGTATGATGCGACGACCTCTGTACAG GATGTGGTAGGCTCCCTTCTGGACAAGCTGTGCCTCTCCACAGGCGAAATATTTAGCCTCGTACTGGAGCATGTGAAAAGTTTGAAGCGGAATAAACTCACACTACTCGATCCTGAGGAATCACTGGCCCGc ATCGCTGCGCGCCCCGGTGCCCATAAGCTGCGATGCCTATTTCGGATAACTTTTGTGCCAATATCTGCTGCGGGTTTGGCTCAGAAGGATTTGAATGCACTGGATTATTTGTACATGCAGTGCTGTAATGATGTTACTCAAGAACGTTTTGCTCCAGAACTTCAGCCAGAAGTCGCATTGAGACTAGCCGCATTGCATATGCATCAACACGCATTGGCCAATAACGTTTCACCAACAAAATTGACTGTGAAGGTTGTCGA aCGTGAATTTGGCTTGGAAAGATTTGTGCCCATATCTCTATTCGAAGGAATGAAACGAAAAGAGCTTAGACGCTTGATATCCcactttttaaaattgaatgcGGAGATGACAGGCTCTTCAACCAAAGTTTTAACACAGCTCCAG gcaaAATTACACTACTTAGACATTATTGCAAGCTTGCCAAGTTACGGCGCTAAATGCTTTAGTACAAACCAAAGAGAAGGTGTCGAGCGTGTTCTGCTTCTTAGCCCACGATTTGGCTTAAGCCAAATATCCAGCATAAGAAATTCGGTG CCTCAGCCCATATCCGCTATTGAGGACTTTAGTCATGTCGTTGTCAGCAGGGACGATGACGTGACATGCAATGTAGCGATTTTTATGCAAGGAGATAAGGTTGTAAGATTTTCGATGGAGGACCGCGATGCATGCGAATTCTCACTAGTTTTGGCCGGGTATCATCGTTTGCTAACAG gAAAGAAGCTCCAAGTAGAACGAGAAAGGGAACAATATAACGAAGACAATGCACCGTCGTATTTAGCACAACACACTGTGCTCCCGGCAACTTGGAGTTATTTATTGCCATTTCACAATAGAGCACATAGCATAAATTTCCTTATGGCTCCTCCCTATCAtccaataaagaaaaatttaactttCTCAGCAATCGAAAATCAGGAGTTGGGTGGACCCATTGATGCCAGCAACAACCATTGCGATCGCAATATGAACTCTTCAAACGTTGCCGATAGtaaccaaaaaccaaataatatgCCATTTGTTAGTAATGCTGCAATGGATCTGGATATTCATAGTGTTATGGCGACGGAATTACTAGAGGAAGCGAAGGACTCCGGTATGAGCGACAGCAGTGGCGGTGGTAGCAATTATTGTGAGCGATCGAACTGCTCGAACACAAATGCTTTTATTGAGGCTAAAAATAAGGAGGTGCTAAGGCGCGTTCACGAAATGCAAAAGATGGTGGAAAGCTCTGAACAATATTTAAATGAGCAGGGTGAGTTGGTTCCAGAGTACGCTGCTCGGCATAAGTCCGCTGTTAATTGCAACTTTTATGGTAGCATAAATTCTTGGCAAAATGAGTTGTTGAACCCGGagcaaaactcaaataaaacagGAGCTGCTATTGAGTTCGATAGCGATTGTGATAGCATTAACAGTAGTAAAGTGTCATCAACAGAGGATACCCCGCAGCCAGGAGCGCTTAAACATAGCGATTCCTTAGTACTTTTGGCAGAAGCGATAAACCAAGACTTAAATGGTATTACCCAGAGTTTGAACTCTATCGGTGGTAACCATCAGGATTTAACAATAAACATTTCAAGTATCAGTGCAGCTTGTAGTCCACGTCCAgagcgaaaatttaataatttcggGCAATTATTAAGCAACCTGCAAGCAAATACCGATTTTTCCCAAAGCGAAAGTGATTCTGAATCGGTTAACTCTCCGACAAATTCGCCCACAGCTCGTCGACCAATAAAATTGTGTTCTAGTGAAAGAAGAAACAGCCATAAACAGAATTTAGCATATCGTAGCAGTTTTGGCTTACACAGTCCCGACGGCAGCAATTTCGGTCCGGATACCAAAGACTATAATTTGAAAGAGTACTTGAAGCAACTGAAAGAGATAAGCAATGTTGGAGATGAAAATCACGATACAGATGTAGCTGCAAAACAACTCTCGGAAATATATGGTTTTGAAATACGTGGAGACACTTTTATTGAAACTGATGCCGACTTAATAGATTTACGCGCCATACCACCTCCACGTACTCCTGATGAATTAGATTCGATTTCCTTACTAAATGCAGCACCACAGGGATTTGATGATGGATCCAAAAGGATAGCAATGGCCGATGTTGACGGCGATCTGGATAAATTTTTAGCGAAGGTGGTTGTTGCGCCGCCGACTCAGAGGGCAACGCCAGCAAAAGAATTAACACCAGAAGAGATAATGTCCTTTATTATTCCACCACCCCCTAGCCTAGAGGAATTTGAAAACTCCAAGCAGAATAAGAGTGTGCCACAAGAACCAATTGAAAATCTTTACAGCAATTCTGTATTAGAAAAAAGAGAATTGTTTACAAAATCTTCCAAACGAGTTGATACAAACAGACCTCTGAAGCAGGGCAAATTAAGAGATATTAATATGGGTGGAGGAGGACATGTTATCGAGTATGCAACAGTTGAACGCAAAGGCAAGTTCTCATGTTGTCCAAAATCTGCAAAGGAAGGGAGTGCTGAAAATGTACCAGAATCTACGGAAATTGGCCTGAAGTTACCACCACGTTCGAAATCTGTAGATAAACCACCCGTGCGACCACCTAAAAGTGCAGAGTTAATTCAACGATTTTCCCCAAAGAAACAGCAAAGCACAACTGATTTCATACAACAACCAGAACAAAACTTTTCGAGACCAGAAGCAGCATCACTAGGGGAGAAACCACCCACACTACCGCCAAGAGTTTGTACTTCGAGTCGCGTTGAGGAAACTAGTTCCACTCCATCGGTGAGTGAAGCCCCGCAAAAACCACCATTGCCACCAATAGCCAACCGTCCCACTCCAAGAAATACGTCAGTTAATATAACCAATTCCATCAATGGAAATATTTCACCAGTTCCGACACTTACACCATTACGGGTTCTTCCTAGCTCAAACCCCTCCAGCAAATTACATGAGCATTGCCCTAGTATCCCAACATCCAATGGCCATCAAAGATCCAGCAGCGATTATCCCTCGGCCTATCTTCATAATCCAGCAACTGATAAACGTCCTCCACTCTCTTTGCTATGTTCCCCACAAATGGCACGAAAAATGCAAAATCCTGGACCTGTCGCCGTACCATTGAATCCTAACATATCACACAAATtcagtgaaaaatatattataaaaaacggaCACGTTATTGACAGCGAGGCATTATTGGCCAAAACCGACATAGCAATGGCAGGACTATTAGTGAGACTGGATCAAGTAGCCGCACAGTGTTCAGCAGCGCAACTTGCTGGTGGTGGCACTAGTATCGACGAGGACAAATTCCAGCGGGCGCGAAATGAACTGACCGAGCAAACGTTAGTGTTGGTGACTGCCTCAAAGTTTTTAGTGGTAGCCATGTCAGACATGACTTTATCAACGTTGCCAGAACACCTTACATCATGCCTAACAGCGATCCGACGTATCACTGAACTCACACAAGACATGACGCGCCACACCTCGTCACCTCTACAAACTCGAAACATTGTGCTGAAAGTGCATGATGTGGCATCCAGCTTCAGAGAATTAGTAGGCGTGCAAATTGGTCCGCTGGGCGCCGGACAACTTGCGCTACAGGCTGAGTGCTTGGCGAACGTATTAGCCACATTACTAAGGAGCTTACGGGTATTCTCACCGTGA